Part of the Osmerus eperlanus chromosome 22, fOsmEpe2.1, whole genome shotgun sequence genome, AAAGGGAGTTGCAAACTATTTTAACAGGAAAACTTGGCCTTTAGTGAAGCAAGTCTGATCAGTTATATCTCAGTTCTCTTTATTTCAGACATGAGCGAACGTTATcaacgtctctctctccctccccgcccctcttcCCAACTTGCAATGGCACATATATGaaaaagattcaaacaaattaaAGACTCGAGGGCTATACAGGTATAGCACAGCCTTTTGGCTACAATACCCAATGCACATCTCACGTTTAGGTACTCGTCGAAGGCATTTTCACATAATTCAATTTGTTTACAGCTAAACGTAAAATACATAAATCAAaataatgtacatttttatttttcccCCCGaagcttatatatatatatatatatatatatatatatatatatgtttatataatatatataaaaccaGGAATGCAATGCCTCCAGTGTATCGTTTGAGCGTGAAACAGAGAAAGCCCttttaaaattatttttgtCTCGAGCGTAGTAACTATCTCGAGCTTAGTAACTATCTAGGGTAGGCTCAAATATGCACCTTGGGTTTTCCACGTCGTCGAAGAGTCCAAACGATTTGATCGGTTTGAGGGGGACCTGAAGACCCCAACTGTCAAGGTCCGCCTGTGGATTTGTCCCAATCAAGCTACGAGTCTGTATTTGTGtagcctctgcccccccccccccccccctattctTTACAGCATGTTTCCAACGTTTCAGTTCAGAAAGCAACAACAGGTTCTGCTGGTAGTGAAAAGCAGCGATACATTTTGTCATCTCGACTTCCACGCCCTTCCCACTGTTGCAGGCTGTGTGAGCTGACCCTGGTCTCTTCTGTGATCAGTGCACACCCACCCAAACCTTGCCGTACGTTTCTGCCGCAAAAAATAGATACTCTTCAAAAAAATCATGATTGAGTATACAAAGTTTGGACGCAACACGTTTTTtttccatttttgtttttttcttcctttttttccaaaagaaaaaaaaaatatataaaaaggtTTGGTTTGATTACCTTAGTTGGGATTTTAATGTACAGTCACTTGATATAATACTAACTGAATACACATTTCATTATTTAGAAaagtcaaagaaaaaaaaaatcattaaaaCATAAGGATTAAAAATTTACATTGCAGATCTGAATTGCAACCAATTAAAATAACCATTTTGCTTGCAATAATAAAAAGCAAGATACGGGCATTTTAATACAtctaaacatttccataaaccctTTAACTTGACAGTTACAACTGACATGAGCATGTGGCTTTACAGATTGATGGGACAAAATAGGCCACTTAACATTTAAATTGTCCTCCCCCCCAAAAGTAAAAAACTTTGCACTCGTGGAAACAATCCTTTATATTCATTTGACACAAATGTCAATTTACACAAGAATGTTCATATATTTACTTCACTGTTtaacccccccttctcctcaacACAACTGATAAGAGATGTTTAAATTTAAAGAGGATGCCAATATAATTGTAAAAAGTGCATAATACCAGCAGCGTTGCTGGAACAGTGTGGGACACAAGAGAGCCAAGGAACTTTTTTTGTAATTGTCTAGATTGTTCGAATCTTCTTagatgaagtaaaaaaaaaaaaaaaaaaaaaaaaggttaaacCATTTTTTTTCCTCGAAAGGTTTTAAAGAAAATTGAGGATTTGAAAACAAGTTATAAAAAATGGGATGTGAAATGCCTTCCTTTCTGGAGAGGATAGGGTGTTCATCCCTGCATCACCAGTAGCCTCAACGCCAGTCATCACTTGACAACAGTGAACCTCCTTCGATGCTCTTGATATGTTGGTTGTGAATCGTTTCCAATTTGTTTTTCCACAATTCTGTACGACAGCTCTGCAGCCCAACACTGAAGATATAGCAAAAAAGTAAACATTACAATAACTAGAATTGCACTCAAGGCaatgatcagtgtgtgtgtgtgtgtgttatattacAGACCaatcactgcccccccccccagccacaccCATGTCTTTTTACAATTGTCAATACTTTTTTTCCACCAAAAGATTTATGTCTAACATGTTAAGTCCAAACTCGCTTGGTCCTTTTTAAAGCATTTATGATTTTTGCATTTCTTGTATATATTAAGtttgtttcacaactactgccTTTTCAATTAAAACTACTATATTTTATAACTTAaattttattttgtttcttCCCACAGTTGGAAGAAggtgtgtatttatatataagaaatgtaaaataaaaactgtaaaaagatcATAATTATAAAAAGCATTCTTTTAAATTATACCTTTGTATAATCATGGACAATGTGTGTTTCAGACAGACCAGTGGATTGTACTGGGTATAGGCACagttttaaaatgtaaaatcaAAAACACCAAAACTGACAGACCTTTTTTGTTCTCCTATGGTCAAATGATTTATCCTAACAATAACACAAGAAACAAATCTAGTATTTTGTCAATCTGTGGTAAAAAAAAGAGGGAATgcagaggagaaaaaaacaaaagtaaAATAATAAAGTTGACCACAAAATTTGACACTATGGGGTTACGGCAGCAGCAGTGAAATtgaatttttttgtttgttgtttcgtTTAGTTCTTTTTTGCATACAACTGTAAAGCCTCACCTAACTGACATTTATACTTAATTACTGTAAATAGGTTGGCATTAGGAGTACGGTAGGTTTATACAGTTAAAAATTTTTTTTGCCACTTTTGCTTACGGTAGCTAAAATATACATAATCAGTTTGGCAAACAAGTTAGATATTTCTTTTCATCATTTTACATGATTGGGTAAGAACTGAACGGTTTGGAGGATGGGCTCTTTCAGATGGCTGGGAATCCTCTTAGGAAAACATGTACTACAGTCGCAATAgattctcctcctctatctccgtctctctctcacaatatATAACGGATCAAACCGGtcatctcttcttcctcttcccccgCATCTACACTCAACTTTTACATttctattttctttctttctgtacaGCGTATGAGACACTGTCACACAGAATGGGAGATGGACGGGCCAGAGCAAGAGCAGGCCAGGTTGGGTATTGGTTTggaaccccaccccccctccaactccaccaccactttctcctcctcctcctcctcctcttagacCATGGCACGGTAGGGTCCTTGCATCTTGAGGAACTGGATGATGAAGGAAGGCCCCCCTGCGACGATCTGCGGgggcaggtggctgagtggaCAGTTCTCTATGCTCATGATGGACAGCTTGCTGCACAGCGCCAGCTCAAAGGGGAGGCTGTGCAGGTTGGGGTTGTCGTTGAGGTACAGCTCCTCCAAGTTCTCCAGTGTACCTttaaagagggagggagcatacaagtgagggagggaggagtgatgtggaggggagggggagagaagataaATGGAAACGGGGGTGGGAGAAGTGATGATGAGTTGTGTGTTCTTCCTTGAGGTATGACGCGACCACTATCATGAGAGCAGGCGCAGGTGTAACGATCCATTGTCTATGCCTATGACAAAGGTAACATTGGATATAAGGCATCGTGACATTTGAAGGCGGACCTACCGATCTCCTCAGGCAGGTGCTGGAGCAGGTTCTCCCCCAGACCCAGGTGCGTCAGATTGGTGAGGTGACCGATCCCCCTTGGCAACGTGGTCAGCTGATTATTGGTCAACACAAGTTTCTGAGGGGAAAGACAAACCATTTCACCGGCACTGTGTGACAAACGCATGAAGACGTAAAGGCCGCCTGCCCGTCTGCTCTTTGCCTTTCTTCTTTCCTATTTTTTTGGGAATACAAATCCCGACCTCGAGAGACTCCCATGAGCGACTCCGCAGGGAGGTGGACCAGAATTTTACACTTATGACGAGAATTTTAAGTAAGGGAACAAGGGTGTCGAACCTGTAAATCTTTAAGGTAAGCGATTTCATTGGGGAGGGATTCCAACTTGTTCTCTTCCAAATCCAACTCTCGCAGCTTTCTCAGGTTCCCAATACCATGGGGCAACTTCTTCAGGAGGTTGTTGGACAAAATCAACACCTAAACGGCCAAGACATAACAAAGGTCAGCACAAATGACGGCAAGAAACATGCAGGGATGTTTATCATTTAAGCAGCATCACACGAGAAGGAGGGCATTGTTGCTGACTATCAGCACAGGGGTTCAGTCATAGCTGCAAGACCGCAGACCAATATCGCTTTACAATATTGCTTAATATTAAAAGTAGTATTAGTAGCTTGCACTTGCAACTAAACGTTCAGTCAATGACGGAATTGCTGACAGGCTTGCATTGCATCATGTATAAGCTAATGATTACCATACCAGTAATTTAAATACAAAGTAGTCTACTTAGCAACTAGATACTAAGCAAGTTCTCTGTGTGTAAGCTTTTTATAGATCTTGGTTACATAGTcagtttcccgcagcacttttcagttaaggctgccgcctaagcaacacacccctgccgccttaactacgttgtttatttttttaataccGATATCCGgcgtgttactctgtcctgttttatcccttccattccaaaacgcccccccccccctcccccccccagtcttaaggcaaaccccaccctaccaccttaactaacacattttcagcGGGAAACCATGATAGTACTGTAGTAATTACAGTACAGGAACTAGCTCAACGCTCTGTGTAGGTGTTGACAAAGTTGAAATCTACATGCAGTTAGCTTTATAAGCTATATGCGTTCATTCAGCGCTCAAATCCTCACCTCTATGGACACCAATCCACAGACGTCCTCCGGGATCTTGGTCAGCTGATTGGTCGCCAGGTTCAGCTCCACCATGCTGGTCCACGTGCCAAAGTCAAGGGGCAAAGACGTCAACTGGTTGTCCTGAGGGAGAACACCGTCACGATTGATGATGACAACActagcaacaacaacaataacaacaacaacaacaggcagATTCAGGAGAATCTTTGTTGCAAAAGTGGATAATGGTGAAGCTCGACATCCCCCTGGCGCCATGGTCTTCCAGACAAACTGATCCCAAAACCAAGACGGGTATTGGAAACACACAGACGTTCCCTAGTCTTAAGAACCATTCCAGGCATCTGTACCTTCATGTTGAGCTTGCTGAGCACCTTGGCCCTGGAGAAGATCCCGAAGGGGATCTTGTTGATCCGGTTGTGCTCCATGTTCAGGGAGTAGATGGTGGAGAACTGAGAGGGCCCGCCCACCGGGTACGACTGGAAGCAGTTCCTGGCCAGCGTGAGGCTCGTCAGGTTCaccaggctggagaggaggccctGGAGAACCGCAGAACGACAGGTTCTTAAGAcgacagtcaggtggctgagcggctagggaatcgggctagtaataacgttgccggttcgattccccgccgtgcaaaatgacgttgtgtccttgggcaaggcacttcgggggaatgtccctgtacttactgtaagtcgctctggataagagcgtctgctaaaatgactaaatgtaaatgtaagacccTGCTGCAAAATCAACTACAATCAAGGGCATTGGTTTGAACATGGATGGGgatgaaatgtgtttttgggttgtttagTTTTTATCACCCTTTATGCATAAACTACCAATGGTACAAGATAATAATGGACTGCCCTAAACCTATGGCTACAACGTTAGTTTATTATATAGCATGGTTATGGTTATATAGATTATAGTATGTGGAGAAACACGCCTAGATATGGTCAGGCCAGACGAAAAACTAATTAATCTGAGGCGGCGCTGCCCGTTTTCAGGGCATTAGTTTTGCCTTCCGTTTAGAAAAAGATCACgctccacacacagactgagAAATGTAAGGAACGTAAAACTTAATTTACAATgaaagagggggggtggaggggggtgatagTTACAACAAGACAACGTCCCTCTCACCTCTGGTAACACCGAGATGTTGTTATTCTCCAGgttcagctcctccagctcccggCACTTGGCTAACGACCGCGGTATGGCGGAGAGACGGTTATATCGGAGGCCCAAGCGGTTGATGCTCAACAAGTTACCTGCAGTCGGCACAACACACGGTGATGACTGACATTTAGGGTCAACCTTTACATGAAATATTGCTGTTATTTCCAAAGCAGCAATGACAACACTGTTTGTCATGTTCTCAGCTTGTGGATGTGTGCAGGCACGCCTGTCAGGGAATAGAAGCAAGATCTCTAGATTTGTACAACTGAAAAATAGGAATGAGCATttcgtgagagagagaaatgagagagggaggggggtagagacagagagagtgtgcgagTGGGAAAAAGTGaacgagagacggagagagacggtgagagagaaCAGGGCTGCGATCTCCGTTCTTCACCTATGGTTTCGGGGAGGTCCAGCAGCTCGTTGTGCTGTAGGTCTAGGTTGGTGATCTGTGTGCAGTTGCCAATCTCCTTGGGAAGGTGTTCCAGCTGGTTGTGGGCCACGTCCAGAGTGATGAGGTTACAGagctcccctacacacacacacacacacacacactttagaacATGCACAACAATTCCCTACCACGTTCCCTTCCTTCTAACCAATAACCCCCACCcctgctccatctctccaccctcatcCGCATCAAAGTCTACCCCTCCATCATTGCATTCCATGCCTGCCCCCTCCCACCTCATCTCACCATACATTACCCCCCCCACCACGGCTCCCCCTTCAACCCCctaacctcctccccccatgcCCCACACTCacctcgtccctccctccccattccactcacgcccccccacccccaccttctccctcctccccccctcacctacccccacccccccttacctcctccccccctcaccccctcacctcctccccccctcacctacccccacccccccttaccttctccccccctcaccccctcacctcctccccccctcacctacccccacccccaccccccttacctcctccccccctcacctcccccccacccccacccccccttacctcctcccccccacccccccctcctcctcccccccttacctcctccccccctcctcccccccccttacctcctccccccccccttacctcctccccccccccttacctcctcccccccttacctcccccccaccctcccccctcctcccccccacccccccccctcctccccccctcacctacccccacccccccttacatcctcccccccacccccacccccccttacctcctcacctcccccccaccccccacccccctcacctcctcacctcccccccacccccctcacctcctctcccctcacctcctcccccctcacctcctcccccctcacctcctcccccctcacctcctcccccctcacctatcTCGGCAGGCAGCTGTTTGATCTTGTTCTCGCGGATGCTCAACATGGTGAGCTTGGCCAGGTTCTGGATGTCCCTCTCCACGGCTGTGATGCGGTTGAAGCGCAGGTACAGCGTGGTGAGCGACGTCACCCGGTACACCACCGCCGGGATCTCCCGCAGCTTGTTGTGACGTAGGTCCAGCATCCTCAGCTTCTTCAGAGAGTCCAGAGAGTCCGGCAGGCTGGTCAGAGAGTTCTCGCTAAGCGCCAGCGTGACCAGGCCTGAAAGACAACCCACCTCCCCAGGGAGACTCTGCAGCTTGTTGCTGTACAGGTAGAGTTCAGCCAGCTGGGTGAGCTCCTTGATGGAGGTGGGCAGCATGTGGATGGACCTCTTGGACAGGTCAAGCCTCATGGAGTTCTCCTCACGGCACTTGTTCAGCTCTTTGATCACCTCGGCATTGCTCGACTTCTTGCGTGTGCCCGGCGCCGGGTTGGGCCGCTTTATCTTGTCGTCGACGGAGAAGGCGACTGCCGGTGGCGCGCTCCCGgcatccttctttccttctttggCATCTTTCCCTTTGGTCTTGGGCTCCTTGCCTCCGTCCTTGCCTCCTCCGAAGCTGGCGAGGGTCGCCTTGGCCTCtttgtccctttctctccctaccGCCAGACCTCCCTTCGGGTCCTTCTCTTTCAAGTCTTTGTCTTTGCCTAAAGTACTACTCATGACGATGCGGTCCACCTCCCTGCGGAGTCGCTCATGGGAGTCTCTCGAGGTCGGGATTTGTAttccaaaaaaaataaaaaataggaAAGAAGAAAGGCAAAGAGCAGACGGGCAGGCGGCCTTTACGTCTTCATGCGTTGATACAGACCTGTGTAGGCCGCACGGACGTCGACAAGAAGGCTTAACTCCCTATCCCCCGAAAAATGGCCGATGATCCAGATGGTGCGTCTggcttttgtttatttttgtcgTCCTTCTGTTAAACCGCCAGGGCAGGTAAAACTCTTTGAAGTGTCTGGAGAAGGGTGGCAGCCATACTTGTTTGAAGGGCACACTGTCTATGGGTCATGGGTGGCCGGGGGGGCAGGCTGGAAAGCTTACCAAAGTTCTCATCTTATGGGTAGGTTGATGCTGAAATGAggaataacttttttttttaaagggtgTGAGGCCGACCTTCAATATCACAACGAATTGTCAAATCACAACCAATGAGTTAGAGCTACGTTATTTTCCAAAACCACAACCTTCAGGCAAGATATGTTTGCTACCAATCAGGTTTGGTTAGTTGGCTGCAGCCATTGTCTCGGAGCCGATAGCTTCTTCATGGCTCTATTGGGCTAAGCGTACCAACAGCTACCTACACAACGTGGAAAAGAAACCCTACGAAACCCTGGCTTCTAAGCTGTAATAAAAACCATTAACAAAAGACATCAAAACGCTAACACAGTACACATGACCTCAGACTGAGCTAGAAAAATCCTCCGACATACTGTCAAGTGTTCTGTCCCACCAGTGCTGAACCAACCTACTCTGAATCCAGTGGAAGAAAAAACAGCTATAGGCTTCGCTCCAGATCAGAGTCAGGAGAAAAGGTTAGCACTGCTGAGAGTAAGCTTTGGGGAGCGGTCTTCAAAGCCTAGGCTCCCGTGGGTCACACAGGTCAGAGGACCTTTTAAAAGGTAAAATGGGGGTTGATGGTATCCCACTATTGGACACAGCGAGGGAACGAGTCTGGTCCAGGGTAGCTGTAGGTATACTGTTGCAGGCAGAACACTGATAAGGATCACTAACACTACATTTCACCACCTGTCACTTGTTGATCAAAAGGGACTTCAACACAGGAGAGGAAGCCTGTCACACCAACAGATTTGGACATGCTTCACTCACTTGTGAGCCATCTTATTCCATCGTGTATTGGCTAATAGCCTCTAGACTACAACGCTGCACCTGCACAGCTTCACTAAAGGAGGAAGGGCAAGAAAAAACACTGAAAACTTCAGCCAACTCGTCGGTGCCATGTTTGCCATGGAAAATAAAAGATCTAGACACAAGCTCTAATGTtcattcttctatttcttctttCAAATGCTGCCCAGAGGTTTGGACGACAACAAACCCGTTTATTATGTAGGTGAGGAATAATTTCAAATCATAATCATTTTGTGAATGAATATGCACAGGGTCAcagatatatatttaaaaaaagtcCCAGTTGGGTCTCTTCAATGACACGCATCATACACTACAAATGATATGCCAAACTTTCGTTCTAAGGTGCACAGACAGAATTTGACAATCTATAACACTATAGCTTCAGATAAAGGGgagtaaaaaaaactaaattgtATTACGCTTGGAGGCTTAGGAAGGCTATTTGTGCCTACTCACTGCCTATGAGTTCTGTTTCAGGCCTAATCTATACTTTAGCTTTGCTATCCTACCTGACCCTTGTTGAGTCTTTGCTCTGCAAGGGCAGGAGTGTATGTGGCCTAGGAGGGATATCTATATATACAGTCGTCACTTCCTATATATGGAGTATGTTCATTATGTTGTTCATCTTGGTCATCCTCCTTATGGAATTGCAGCTTTTCTACAGTGATATATTTGGGATATTAATTGTGGATTTGCAATTTAGCATTGTCCACCATCAAAATTAGAAAACTGATTTATGTGGAGTCGTCCTTTGTTTGGAACTGAGTTGGATTGGCTAACCAGTACCTATCTACGTGTATGTGCGTTAAATGCTTCAGAAAATATGTTGCCTGTATAAAAGTTTCAAACAgacacaacaaaaaacaaagaaataaaTGGTGTTCATATTGGTGTTGATGCCAATACTCTGTTGATGAGGTGGCAGACTGGTTCCATACTAGCTCCGTAAAAGCACACAGGATGAACTATCTACTGTCCATGTCACAGATCCGAGATTATCGATCAAAACTCTGCTTCGAAGAATTCAAGAAGTTTGCCATAATTTGCGTTGTGCAAAAACGCAAGATGTGATCATGTTTCAGCTGCAGATGATGATAACCTTCCAGGCTTAATTCTGAAACAGAACATTTTCGTGCTAGCAGTGGCTATCTTAAATAGTAGTATCTAGCAAACTTACTTCCCAACAATTGCGCTTCCCACATCGCTTATGATCTTAAACAAATGCTTAACACCTAAATGACCTCGCTGGGTCAGGAAATCAAAAAGCGATAAACGTCGCTCAACGTTATTTTGCCAGCTACATACGTCGTCAAACGTCAGATGCTAGCTGACTAGCCACATTTTAGCAATCGTGCCAAGTCAAGAATCAACAATCATGACCAACATTCAACAATCTTCATCATAATCTCGTACATCATCTAATACCTGTGATATTCAACTAGATTTATCTCCCTGTTAGTTTACTGTATTGgaaatgttatttaaaaaccATGACATATGACTCAATTATTTGAAATACTCAAGGAAATGTACAGTGATTGCTCGAACCCTGCTAGCAAGCTAAGTAGCTACCCTACACCCGCGACTGTGCGGTTCCCGTAGGCCCAAGCAGAGCAGCTGTCAAACGTGGAACACCTTCCCGTTCATTGCGAGCTGAAATGGGGAAACAAGCTGCTCTCTCGCTCAATCTGCAACCATGGCTTGCCGTGCGTAATCAGTCTTCTATCAAGTTGACACGCAAAAAAAACGCTACATGATCATTTAATTCTTTAGAATACAGTTTGACAGTCGGGTAGACGAGGCGTGACTGAATACAATTTCGCAGCACCCTTCTTCGCTCCCATACCGAAtatgagaaaaaagaaaacacattctCAAAACAGCGGCCATTCCTAAGTTGAACAAAAGAGTGCGTTCTCACCCTACAAAGGGACATTACTGCGTCACCTACCACGCTATATCGTTGACCAAGGGGTCGTTTAAAAGCTATGCTATTAAATAAGAGCATGTTACCGGGAAATATTGAAAGGTATGTGAGAATTTAACTGTTTTACCTTCAGAGGTGTGACTCCGCCATCcttgcttcctcctctttcctacACTGCTTTTGCTGATGGtcccctcctctaccaccaAATTGCGTCACACGCACGCATTACCAATGTATCACGAGAGTTTCTTGGGCAGAAAACGGGTGTTCAGAATGGAATGAGTGATAAAGTGACGAAAAGGAGAATTACAGTTACTTCTGTGAGTTTTGGGGGGTATTTTTGTATACCTGAAAGCCGAGTACTAGCTCCAGTTATAGCAGTCATCAGTGATAGCTAGTCACATTTGAGAACACTGAACAAACAGACAAattatcaattgaaaaaacaTGAAATTATGGTATCCCAATCATcattaataatacaaaataatttaagAGACGTTTGCTATTGCCTAGTTATGTGCAAACTCTGCCACTAATTTAAAACCAGACACTACAATGTCCTGGGTAATGCGTGACTTAGGTATTTTCCTGTACTTTTTTCTTCAAGTATTTTATTTAGCCTAGTATAACTGATGATGCACAATTCATAATGTGCTTCGTACTATGCCCTCTAGATGGCAACAAAGCAACTGATCTGGTCATTCGAACCGTAGAAGCAGAAATAGCCAGCTGACAGTCACGGAAGTGGACACGAAGCTTGAGTGTTGGCCTGGCAACCTGTTCAAAAGGTAAACGAACTATCTACAGTAGTGTGTCTAGACACATGTTATAAATGTATTGTGTTTCTAGATAACTTTAAGTACCCCTTACATGTTGTTGAATCGCAGCAACATTGCCAAGTCAATAATAGTATCTTGTGTGCAAGGCCGTTGCTTGTGTAGCTAAGCTTGTTAGCTGGCGTCATGATAACAAATAGCCAGCAACATTTTAATTATTGTGATTTGAATAGACTATGCTATTTGGTGTTTGACCATTTTGTTTGATAATGTCAAGTCTtgtattgtttgtttttctgcagTTAGTACAACTCAAAGGACAAAATGCCTGAAGTAAAATCGATATTTAGAGAAGTTTTGCCCAAACAAGGTCAGTAGGCCTATCAACGAGATAGCTACTACGTCCGACGTACAGCatggacacacccacacacactgttaacTCTCCCGTGTCACTGTGATTTCCACTGAAAACGTTTGCAAGTGCATTTCCGATAAGTGATTTTTAGGGGGAACATTGTGAAATGCTTGTTTTGTCAAAGCAGGTTGTGTCTACAAGTCTCGCCCACGTCAGATACTTATTTGCCACCTGCTGTTGAACACCTACACATTATTCCTCAGTCTCCAAGCATAGGAGCCGTTTACTCTTTTTACAGCTGACAATGGAGTACTCTTTAAGGTGCAAAACTCACATGTATTAACCACGGTTATTGTGATGGATGGTCTCCATCCGAAGTTTGCTTAGTATCATGATTTAATGGAAAACAAGCTTGAAAGCAAAGCTACATAGCGCTGCTCAGGAACCTTTCTGCAGCCGTCACTAGAGACTGAATAACTCCTTTGTTTACCAGAATCTTAGTTATCAGTACATAATGTTGTCAAATAGTTATAACAATACTTAGTATTATCAGTCACTGGTTAATTGTACAGTCTTTGTTTAGGATCATAACTACATTCTAGGTCCATGTTGCCAACCCTTCTCCTGTGTTTACATTTTATGAGACAACTTAATCCAAAATGGACCAAAGCTGTTTCATCCTGATTGTCCTAATCTGTCGT contains:
- the shoc2 gene encoding leucine-rich repeat protein SHOC-2 — encoded protein: MSSTLGKDKDLKEKDPKGGLAVGRERDKEAKATLASFGGGKDGGKEPKTKGKDAKEGKKDAGSAPPAVAFSVDDKIKRPNPAPGTRKKSSNAEVIKELNKCREENSMRLDLSKRSIHMLPTSIKELTQLAELYLYSNKLQSLPGEVGCLSGLVTLALSENSLTSLPDSLDSLKKLRMLDLRHNKLREIPAVVYRVTSLTTLYLRFNRITAVERDIQNLAKLTMLSIRENKIKQLPAEIGELCNLITLDVAHNQLEHLPKEIGNCTQITNLDLQHNELLDLPETIGNLLSINRLGLRYNRLSAIPRSLAKCRELEELNLENNNISVLPEGLLSSLVNLTSLTLARNCFQSYPVGGPSQFSTIYSLNMEHNRINKIPFGIFSRAKVLSKLNMKDNQLTSLPLDFGTWTSMVELNLATNQLTKIPEDVCGLVSIEVLILSNNLLKKLPHGIGNLRKLRELDLEENKLESLPNEIAYLKDLQKLVLTNNQLTTLPRGIGHLTNLTHLGLGENLLQHLPEEIGTLENLEELYLNDNPNLHSLPFELALCSKLSIMSIENCPLSHLPPQIVAGGPSFIIQFLKMQGPYRAMV